One window of Salmo salar chromosome ssa11, Ssal_v3.1, whole genome shotgun sequence genomic DNA carries:
- the LOC106598380 gene encoding iroquois-class homeodomain protein irx-3 isoform X2, which yields MSFPQLGYQYIRPIYPPERQGISNARAGTELSPSGALSNVLSTMYGSPFAAAAQGYGAFLPYSNDISIFNQLGAQYELKDSPGVQGHPGFAHHHPAFYPYGQYQFGDPSRPKNATRESTSTLKAWLSEHRKNPYPTKGEKIMLAIITKMTLTQVSTWFANARRRLKKENKMTWTPRSRTDEEGNVYNSDHEEGEEGDKREDEEEIDLENIDTENIENKDDLDDQDDLHADLKLDGRSDSEISDGYEDLQGPDQRFLKAVVKEGKDIHVDRVEHFHHHHHHSFEIKASQPNGEQVKLNPVSINSPPSENAAPAQKPKIWSLAETATTPDNPRKSPQMNGSNTVGTAAQTIISPHHRLISCPVGKIQNWTNRAFSAHQLALLNSNHYLGLANQASANGLALYSRQQHQHTQDKSHSSDTAVTGLRINSRQRWFYQLSPPPRL from the exons ATGTCTTTCCCGCAGCTGGGATATCAGTACATCCGACCGATATACCCACCGGAGCGCCAGGGTATCAGCAACGCCCGAGCCGGGACGGAGTTGAGCCCGTCCGGGGCACTCTCAAACGTACTCTCAACTATGTATGGATCACCTTTCGCCGCAGCAGCACAGGGCTATGGAGCATTTCTGCCCTATTCAAACGATATATCAATTTTCAATCAATTG GGTGCTCAGTATGAGTTGAAAGACAGTCCAGGCGTCCAAGGGCACCCAGGATTTGCCCACCATCACCCAGCGTTTTACCCATATGGCCAGTATCAGTTTGGTGACCCGTCCAGACCCAAAAATGCGACCAGGGAGAGCACGAGCACACTGAAGGCCTGGCTGAGCGAGCACCGTAAGAACCCCTACCCCACCAAGGGGGAGAAGATCATGCTGGCCATCATCACCAAAATGACCCTCACCCAAGTTTCCACCTGGTTCGCCAACGCCAGGAGGAGGCTAAAGAAGGAGAACAAGATGACCTGGACTCCCCGGAGCCGCACAGACGAAGAGGGAAATGTTTACAACAGTGATcacgaggagggagaggaaggggacaagagggaggatgaggaagagattGATTTAGAAAATATCGACACGGAAAATATCGAGAATAAGGACGACTTGGATGATCAGGATGACCTACACGCTGATTTAAAATTAGATGGTAGAAGCGACTCTGAGATTTCAGACGGCTATGAGGATTTACAAGGGCCCGATCAGAGATTTCTGAAGGCTGTAGTGAAGGAGGGCAAAGACATTCACGTGGACCGGGTCGAgcacttccaccaccaccaccatcactcttTTGAAATTAAAGCCTCACAACCGAATGGCGAACAAGTGAAACTGAATCCTGTGTCCATCAACTCGCCCCCATCAGAAAACGCGGCCCCGGCCCAGAAGCCAAAGATTTGGTCTTTGGCGGAGACAGCAACAACTCCTGACAATCCCCGCAAATCTCCACAAATGAACGGCAGCAACACAGTTGGGACCGCGGCCCAGACCATAATCAGCCCTCACCACAGACTCATctcttgtcctgttggaaaaatcCAGAACTGGACAAACCGAGCTTTTTCTGCCCACCAGCTCGCATTACTGAACTCTAACCATTACCTTGGACTGGCGAACCAAGCTTCGGCTAACGGGCTCGCCCTCTACAGCAGGCAGCAACACCAACACACGCAGGACAAGAGTCATAGCTCAGACACAGCCGTCACAG GCCTCAGAATCAACTCGAGGCAGCGGTGGTTCTATCAGCTCTCGCCTCCTCCTAGACTTTGA
- the LOC106598380 gene encoding iroquois-class homeodomain protein irx-3 isoform X1, protein MSFPQLGYQYIRPIYPPERQGISNARAGTELSPSGALSNVLSTMYGSPFAAAAQGYGAFLPYSNDISIFNQLGAQYELKDSPGVQGHPGFAHHHPAFYPYGQYQFGDPSRPKNATRESTSTLKAWLSEHRKNPYPTKGEKIMLAIITKMTLTQVSTWFANARRRLKKENKMTWTPRSRTDEEGNVYNSDHEEGEEGDKREDEEEIDLENIDTENIENKDDLDDQDDLHADLKLDGRSDSEISDGYEDLQGPDQRFLKAVVKEGKDIHVDRVEHFHHHHHHSFEIKASQPNGEQVKLNPVSINSPPSENAAPAQKPKIWSLAETATTPDNPRKSPQMNGSNTVGTAAQTIISPHHRLISCPVGKIQNWTNRAFSAHQLALLNSNHYLGLANQASANGLALYSRQQHQHTQDKSHSSDTAVTERSSALEAEKKLLKTAFHPVHRRPQNQLEAAVVLSALASS, encoded by the exons ATGTCTTTCCCGCAGCTGGGATATCAGTACATCCGACCGATATACCCACCGGAGCGCCAGGGTATCAGCAACGCCCGAGCCGGGACGGAGTTGAGCCCGTCCGGGGCACTCTCAAACGTACTCTCAACTATGTATGGATCACCTTTCGCCGCAGCAGCACAGGGCTATGGAGCATTTCTGCCCTATTCAAACGATATATCAATTTTCAATCAATTG GGTGCTCAGTATGAGTTGAAAGACAGTCCAGGCGTCCAAGGGCACCCAGGATTTGCCCACCATCACCCAGCGTTTTACCCATATGGCCAGTATCAGTTTGGTGACCCGTCCAGACCCAAAAATGCGACCAGGGAGAGCACGAGCACACTGAAGGCCTGGCTGAGCGAGCACCGTAAGAACCCCTACCCCACCAAGGGGGAGAAGATCATGCTGGCCATCATCACCAAAATGACCCTCACCCAAGTTTCCACCTGGTTCGCCAACGCCAGGAGGAGGCTAAAGAAGGAGAACAAGATGACCTGGACTCCCCGGAGCCGCACAGACGAAGAGGGAAATGTTTACAACAGTGATcacgaggagggagaggaaggggacaagagggaggatgaggaagagattGATTTAGAAAATATCGACACGGAAAATATCGAGAATAAGGACGACTTGGATGATCAGGATGACCTACACGCTGATTTAAAATTAGATGGTAGAAGCGACTCTGAGATTTCAGACGGCTATGAGGATTTACAAGGGCCCGATCAGAGATTTCTGAAGGCTGTAGTGAAGGAGGGCAAAGACATTCACGTGGACCGGGTCGAgcacttccaccaccaccaccatcactcttTTGAAATTAAAGCCTCACAACCGAATGGCGAACAAGTGAAACTGAATCCTGTGTCCATCAACTCGCCCCCATCAGAAAACGCGGCCCCGGCCCAGAAGCCAAAGATTTGGTCTTTGGCGGAGACAGCAACAACTCCTGACAATCCCCGCAAATCTCCACAAATGAACGGCAGCAACACAGTTGGGACCGCGGCCCAGACCATAATCAGCCCTCACCACAGACTCATctcttgtcctgttggaaaaatcCAGAACTGGACAAACCGAGCTTTTTCTGCCCACCAGCTCGCATTACTGAACTCTAACCATTACCTTGGACTGGCGAACCAAGCTTCGGCTAACGGGCTCGCCCTCTACAGCAGGCAGCAACACCAACACACGCAGGACAAGAGTCATAGCTCAGACACAGCCGTCACAG AGAGATCTAGTGCCTTGGAAGCAGAGaaaaagttgttaaaaacagccttcCACCCAGTTCATAGACG GCCTCAGAATCAACTCGAGGCAGCGGTGGTTCTATCAGCTCTCGCCTCCTCCTAG